A region from the Acipenser ruthenus chromosome 49, fAciRut3.2 maternal haplotype, whole genome shotgun sequence genome encodes:
- the LOC131721858 gene encoding nuclear receptor 2C2-associated protein-like isoform X2 — MAVSLICSETVSRVSSVLNRDVKQFGKKHMFDSNEETCWNSDQGATQWVLLEFPQEVRVSEVRVQFQGGFTGNTCRIEGCQKDEAFTKLADFYPEDKNSLQSFPIHGGALVRRVKIVFENSTDFFGRVIVYTLDVLGDKV, encoded by the exons ATGGCAGTTTCGTTGATTTGCAGTGAGACTGTGAGCAG GGTGAGTTCCGTTCTAAACAGAGACGTCAAGCAGTTTGGGAAGAAGCACATGTTTGATTCCAACGAGGAAACGTGCTGGAACTCGGACCAG gGTGCTACCCAGTGGGTGCTTCTGGAATTCCCACAGGAGGTGAGAGTCTCTGAGGTCAGGGTGCAGTTTCAGGGAGGGTTCACTGGCAACACCTGCCGAATTGAAG GTTGCCAAAAAGACGAAGCGTTTACAAAGCTAGCAGATTTCTACCCAGAGGACAAGAACTCGCTGCAG AGCTTTCCCATCCACGGAGGCGCGCTGGTTCGCAGGGTAAAAATAGTGTTTGAGAACAGCACGGATTTCTTTGGCAGGGTTATTGTTTACACACTGGACGTCCTGGGAGACAAGGTCTGA
- the LOC131721858 gene encoding nuclear receptor 2C2-associated protein-like isoform X1 codes for MAVSLICSETVSRVSSVLNRDVKQFGKKHMFDSNEETCWNSDQGATQWVLLEFPQEVRVSEVRVQFQGGFTGNTCRIEGCQKDEAFTKLADFYPEDKNSLQISFEIGLVRNRRTQEILNVHDHCYYPKQMKNWTKPDATKDCANPCRDGNKTPIAYHFNACQSLVRRT; via the exons ATGGCAGTTTCGTTGATTTGCAGTGAGACTGTGAGCAG GGTGAGTTCCGTTCTAAACAGAGACGTCAAGCAGTTTGGGAAGAAGCACATGTTTGATTCCAACGAGGAAACGTGCTGGAACTCGGACCAG gGTGCTACCCAGTGGGTGCTTCTGGAATTCCCACAGGAGGTGAGAGTCTCTGAGGTCAGGGTGCAGTTTCAGGGAGGGTTCACTGGCAACACCTGCCGAATTGAAG GTTGCCAAAAAGACGAAGCGTTTACAAAGCTAGCAGATTTCTACCCAGAGGACAAGAACTCGCTGCAGATATCCTTTGAGATAGGCCTGGTTCGGAACAGAAGGACGCAGGAGATTCTAAATGTTCATGACCACTGTTACTACCctaaacaaatgaaaaactgGACCAAGCCAGATGCAACCAAGGATTGTGCAAATccttgcagggatggaaataagactcccattgcgtatCATTTTAATGCATGCCAGAGTTTagtaagacgcacctga